In Catenulispora sp. MAP5-51, the sequence CGGGGACAGCAACGACTGCCTGACCGGCAGCGGCGGCAGCGTGAGCGTGAAGTCGTGCAGCGGCGGCATGGCGCAGCTGTGGTCCAAGACCGGCGGCTCCGGCGGGGCCACCGAGCTCCAGAACGGCGCCGACCTGCTGTGTCTGAAGGCTTCGGGCGGCTCGGTGACGGAGGCGGTGTGCGACGGGGACCCGGCCGAGATGTGGGCCGAGGACGGGAACGTCTGAGATCTTCATCGAGTTGCCAACCACCGGATATGAATGGTCCGGTACCTTCGGGGTAGAGCCAACAGGCGCCGGCGACGGACGCCGGAGGAACAGAAGGCGGCGGGACGGCATGGTCAAGGTTCTGATCGTCGACGACCAGGTGTTGATCCGGGCCGGGATGGCGGCCATTCTGCGCGCCGCGCCCGGCTACGAGGTGGTCGGCGAGGCGTGCGACGGCACCGAGGCGGTGACCATGGCCGCGCTCACCGAGCCCGACGTGGTGCTGATGGACATCCGGATGCCGGAGATGGACGGGATCGCCGCGACCCGCGCGATCCTGGGCTCCGGCCGGGAGAACCTGCCGCGCATCCTGATCCTCACCACCTTCGACATGGACCGGTACGTGTACGAGGCGCTGCGGGCCGGCGCCGACGGCTTCGTGCTGAAGGACACCCCGCCCGAGCGCCTGCTCGCGGCGCTCAAAGCGGTCGCCGACGGCGACACGCTGTTCTCCTCGACCGTGACCCGCCGCCTGGTGCAGGCCTACGTCACCGCCGCCGGTCTCGACGGCGAACCGCAGGGGCCCGGCCCCGGCGCGGGGCTGCCGCCGGGAGCCGGGCCGGCCTTGGTGCCGCCGCCGGGAACCGGGGCGGGCACGGGGCCGGGCACAAGGCCGGGGGCGCCGGGGACAGGCCCGGGACACGGGGCCGGGACCGCCGGGGACTGGCCCGCGGCCGGCTTCGTCCCCCGCTCGCGCCGCCCCGAGGCCGCCTCCTCGGCCGAACGCGCCGCCCTCGCCGCGCTCACCGCCCGCGAGACCGACGTCCTGCGCCTGGTCGCCACCGGCCTGTCCAACGGCGATATCGCCGAGCGGCTGGTGGTCAGCGAGGGCACGGTGAAGACGCACCTGAACCGCGCGATGGCCAAGCTGAACCTGTCGAGCCGGGCCCAGGCCGTGGTGCTGGCCTACGAGTCGGGTCTGGTGGTGGCGGGACAGCCGCAGGTGCAGGTGTAGGAGCCGGCGCCGCCGAACGGGACTCCCCGTCCCACTCCGTGGAATCGCAACACGCAACCTTGGCGATAACGGCTCGACCTGTCAGTGGCAGGCATCAGAATATTGGTGTCTTCTCAACGGGTGCGGGATGGGGGTACAGAAATGGTCAACAGTCTTATATCGGGGTCTCGTGCCCAAGGTGCTTGCGCCTTGGCCGGTGTTCTTCTGGTCGGGTCGCTGGCGGCGTGCGGCGGCGGGAGCAGCAGTGCCTCCTCCCCGAACTACTCGACCGGCAGCGGTTCCTCCGACACCTCGGCCGAGGTCACCACCTCCTCGCCGAGTCCCACGACCATGAGCTCGGCCGCCTACGCGCAGAGCCTGACCGCCATCGGCACAGAGCTGGCGCCGGACTTCCAGGCCGTCGCCAATTCCCACTCCACCGACGACGTGAAGTCCGCGCTGACCAAGCTGTCGGCGGACGCGCAGACCCTGTCCGACGGGCTGCCCAGCAATCCGCCGGACCCGCTGTCGCCGTCGACGACGCAGCTGGCGCAGGCCCTGCGGGACTTCTCGACCTCGGCGAACACCACCGCGAGCGACGTCGGGTCGGCGGTGTGCACCTCGGCCTCGGCGCTGGCCGAGTTCACGCGCTCGGCCGGGGCGACGTCCCTGCGCGGGGTCGCGACCTCGCTCAACTCCGTCGATCCCACCCTCGGCAAGGACCTCGCGGGCTTCCTGCCGGCGCCGATCGCCGACCAGAACCGGCAGCTGGGCAACGGCCAGGTGCTGCGGCACTCCTCCGGGCCGGGCTCGCTGACCGTCAAGAACTCCGGCACCGACGCCATCGTCACCCTGACCAAGGTCGGGACCAAGACCCCGGTCGCCTCGGTCTACGTGCGGGCCAACGCCGACACGACGCTGAGCGACATCCCGGGCAGCACCTTCGACATCTACGTCAGCTCCGGGAGCGACTGGGACAGCGCCTCGCAGAAGTTCAGCCGGCAGTGCTCGTACCAGAAGACCGACTCGACGTGGGACTTCAGCGACTCCGACTGGACCCTGACGCTGACGCAGCAGATCAACGGAAACCTGTCGGTGTCCACGCTGAACCCGGGCGACGCGCCGAACCCGTGACGCGGTGCCGAAGGGCACTGAAGGCGCATCCAGGCGTATCCAGGCGCACTGACTGACACTGGCCGCGAGCGGCAGGACGGTGGGACGCGATGAGCACTCGGACACTGCGCGGCGCCGTGGCCGGCATGGCCGACCGCCGCCGCCTCTTCGGCGCGGCGGCGGCCGTCGTCCTGGCCGCCGGCATCGGCATCGGGGCCTGGGGCTGGGCCGGCGGCGGCAGGGCCAAGGCGCCCTCGCAGGTCGTCGTGCCCCGCACCGGCTTCGTGGTCTCCTACTCCGCCGCGGCCTCGCGGCTCACCGGCCTGGACGCCTCTGACTCCGCCGACCAGGTCCGCGACTGGATCCGGACCGCGCTGGCCGCGCACCTGGGGATGACCACCGCGGCCGTCCGCGACGCGGACTACGACACCCTCCCGGTGCGCGACCAGGGCTTCACCGACCTGGCCGACCAGCAGGTGGGCCCGGGCCGCGAGCTCGCGGACACCAGCGGCGTGCTGCATCTGCTGGTCCCGCAAGGCGATCCGCAGGAGAACCGCACCGTCGGGCTGTTGATGGACCAGTACCGCACCGACCACGGCGCCGATCCCGAGCTGGTCCAGATCCACCACTACACGATCGACCAGGGCACGCAGACGGCCGACGTCACCTCCGACCCGATCAGCACCCCCGCCCAGGTCCGGACCGACCACGGCTACGTGAGCATGCCGATCACCGGCCTGGACGATCTGGCGACCTTCCTGAAGACCACCCAGTCGCTGTCCGAGCTGTCCGTCCAGGGCGGCCAGGTCACCGCCTCCGGGTGGAAGTGGCCCGGGGTGCCCTCGGTGCCGATGACCGTCGACGACATCACCGTTCTGCAGAACGGCTACCAGGCGCACGCCGCGGGCACCGGCCTGGCCCCCGGCTTCTCGCTGGACCCGCTGCCGGCCAAGACCGTCGGCGACATCCGGGCCATGGCCCCCTCGCTGAGCGCCGACGTCGCCGCGCGCCTGCTGTCGAACTCCTGGACCGGCTCCCCGTTCAAGTCCTCCGACGACGTCAGGACCCAGGTCGAGAACGAGCTCTACAGCCCCAGCGGCGACCAGGCCGCGCTGAACACCCGGCTCGGCCTGCCCACCGACCGCACCCAGCTGTGGGCGGTGGAGGAGTTCCTCAACGGCCACACCACGATGAGCCAGGCCCGCTACGACGGCGGCCTGGCCGGGACCGCCGTCGGCGACTCCCTGGCCTACGTCGACTACGTGACGAAGAACTGGGTCGCCGGCGTCGGCCAGGGCGTGCCGACCCAGGCCGTCGGCGGCTTCCTGGCCGACCCGGCGGCCGTGACCCCGTGGAGCGAGTGCGCCGGCTCGAACGACCCGACGTCGGAGTCCGGGCGGCTGTGGTTCGGCCGCAACGACAGCGCTTTCGCCTCCACCGACAGCCAGATCGACATCGGCGCCGAGGCGGCCCGGCTGTTCGTCCGCGACGACGGCCCGAACGGCACCGAGGTCGAGCCCAGCTACTCCTTCGGCCGGGCCCTGCAGTGGTGGGACGTGCACCAGCAGGACATCGAGGACTACGAGCCGCAATACCAGCGCCTGGACCAGATCATGCGCTGGAGCGGGGCCCTGGAGTGGCTGACGCACGAGGGCAAGGCGCTGCTGCCGACCGCGGCGCAGACCCCCGCGCCGATCTCCTTCAAGGACTGGTACACCGCGCACAACGAGCTGCGCGAGCGCGCTCCGATCGACTTCCTGACCCCGCCCTCGGCGACGCAGGAAGCGCTGATCGTCAACCCCAGCCGGGACTACCAGGACTGCGGGTACGTCGAGATCGAGGGCGGAGTCTCCCTCAGCGACCTCTACGACCGCACCAACGGCCAGAACTACCATCCCGATCTGCCCACCTCGGTCACCCGCGCCGGACTGTTCGATGCGAAGTCCACCTACGACGACACCTCCGGCACCGGCGAGATCAGCAAGCTGTCCATCGACGACTCCGGGAAGGCCTCCGAACGCGTCGACCGCACGCTGTCGATGTCCGGCGACACGGCGAAGGTGGACGTCAAGGCCACCGGCCGCAAGGTCATCCCGCTGGGGGACCTGAAGGTCTGGCGGTCCTCCGACTCCGACCGGGAGCTCACGTACAACGTCCGCGCCGAGGGGCACAGCGTCCAGGAAGACGTCACGTACGAGGGCAAGGACTTCGGCTCCCTGGACACCAGCGACACCGCGAACATCGTCACCGTCCAGTGGAGCTCCGGGGTCGTGGACAAGGCCCGCCGCGCCTTGTCCACGATCCAGGCCAAGCTGTCCAAGGGCACCTCCAGCACCGTCCCGGCCGCGAGCGACGGCGTGCTGTACGAGATGAAGGGCGCGGACGGGACGGTCAAGGACCGCCTGGGCGGCCCCGGCCAGTCCTGGCTCGCGGTCACCACCACGGTTCCGGCCGCCGCGGACGCCCTCGGGTTCCGCATCGGCGGACCGGACCCGGACACCGGCGCCCCGTCCTTCATGGACGGCGGCTTCACGGCCGGACCCGGGCCGCCCCCGGACGGCACCGGCTATCTCAGCGTCCTGCCGCCCTCCGGCGGGCGCCCGGCGTTCGCCGCCTTCGTGGGCCCGCCCGACCGCTCGGACAAGACCGTCACCGTCAAGACGCTCAGCGGCCGGACGGCGCTGGTGTACGAGGACGGGGACGCCGCCGTCGTCCCGGACGCCGATCCGGTGCTCGGCGCGGACGGCTCGGTGGAGGGCGCGGCCCTGCTCCGCGACTTCCCCACGATCAAGAAGCTGCTCCAGGAGGCCGGGCAGGCCATGGACGGCAGACTGCACGCCGCGGCGCTCGGCGACGACGGCGTCGCCCTGGCCGCCGACGACGGCACGGTGATCCTGGCGCCGTCGGACAGCGACATCGCCGACCGGGTGCTGCGCGCGCTCGGGCCGGATCTGAGCGGCACGGCGGTCTTCGACATCCTGAAGCAGCACCAGGGCATCCCGGACGAGATCGTGCAGGACGATGCCAGCCCACTGACACCCACCGGCGCCCCGGTCACGATGTTCCTCGGCAGCGTGCTGCACATCCCCGGCGTGGACGGCGTCTACTTCAGCCCGGGCCTGCGCGCCGCCCTGCACCTGGCCGCGGGTCCCATCATTCCGGAGAACCTGTCGGCGACGTTCCAGGTGACGGTGGAGCCGGTCTCGGTCGGCCACGACCCGCGCGCCGACAGCACGACGGCGCAGCCGGACATCCGGACCTACGACGGCGCGCAGTGGAATCTGGTGAACACCGCCGGGCTCATGCACGCCACCGGCCAGTCGATGTGTCCGCCGATCGGCGCGGGGACCTCCGTGCCCGGCGGCGGCACCGGTGCCGGCACCACGCCATCGCCGTCTTCGGCGCCTTCCGGGGCGCTGTCCGGATCGCCGCCGGCCGCGCAGGGCACGCTCCTGATGGTCAGCCAGGCCGGCCAGGGCCAGCTCGTGTGCTGAGCCGGACGGGAGCCGACGGTGACTGAGAACTTCTTCCTCGACGGCGGGGAGGTGCTGGCCGAGGCCCTTCAACAGGCGCGGGCGTCCGCCGCCGACGGGACAGACGCCGCCTACGCTCATGTCCTCGGCCTCGTGGCCGCCGACGACGCCGCGCTGTGGGCGACGCTGGCGGCCGAGCATGTCAGCGTCCTGCGCTCCTGGGGCCGGTTGTCGACAGCCGCTTCCCAGTGCGAGCGATACCTACGCGACGAGCGAGGCGCGGCCCATCGCCTGCCGCTGTTGATCGAGCGTGCCCAGGTGCGGTCCGAGTCGGGCATGCATGCCGCTGCCGCCGCCGACGCGGCCGAGATCCGCGAGGCGGTCGGCCGCGATCCGCGCGCAGAGCTGGACTCCGCAGCCCATGCTCGGCTGCGGCGGGTGGAAGGGCTGGCGGCCGGCGACCCCGCCACGGCTCGGCGCTATTTGGGCGAGGCGCGCGCCGTGTTCGAGTCCGTCGGCGATGCGGCGGCGGTGGCCGTCCTCGACGCCGATCTGCGGCTGGTCGCGGCGCGCGGCGGCTCCGACGAGGCGGTGTCGGCGATCCTCGCCGAGGATTCGGATGCCGCGACATCGGTGCCGCGTGCGTTGGCTCGCGCACTGGCCCTCAAGGCTCGGCACCGGTACGAGGAGGCGCTTCTGGTCGTCGTGACGGCGCTGGCCTCCGACGGCCTCGATGCCGCATTGCAGCTTCCGTTGCTGGAAGAACTGGTCGGCCTGCTTGTGGCGCTGCGCCGTGGCAAGGCGCTGAAGGCCCTGAGTGCGGAACTCTCTCACCTGACCTTTATGGAGGCCGGCGGTTCGGCGGAGGGGACCGAACCGCCGGCCGCACGCTTCCTCAGGGTCCTGCTGACCACGTTCGGCTTGCTGGACCGTGGCGAGGTGCAGCGGGCCCGCGGCGAACTGGACGCGATCCGGGAGCTGGCCGACTCGGACCGGGACCGGGCGCATTGGCACCTGGCGTCGGGGGAGGTGTCGGTCGCGGCGTTCAAGCGTCGCAAGGTGGAAGCGGATCTCACGGCTGCGGTGAGTGACCTAACCACTGCCCTTGAACTGGCCAATACGGATCAGCTCCTTGATGTGCGAATCCGGGCCCTGCGACTGCTCGGCGAGGCGTTCGAGCTCCTCAAGCAGCCCGATCAGGCCTCGGACCGCTGGGCCCGGGCGCACGCGCTGGAAGAAGAGCTCGTCGCCCGCCAGGTCAGCGATGAGGTGCGGGCCACGCTGCTGGAGGACATCCCCACCGAGCACGACGAACGGATCCGGGTCGCGGCCGAGCTCGCGGCGTCCGGGCCCGGCGGCGCCCCGGCGGCCACGGCCGTCGCGGCGGCGATCGTCGCGATGGAGTCGGCGCGCGGCGCCGCGGTCCTGGCCGGCATCGCCCCCGGCGCGGCCGGAGCGCTGCGCCGGCTTCCCGCGCCCGGCGACGGCCCGGCCGCCTGGCAGTGGCTGCGGACGATCGCCGACGCGACGGCCCGCGACGAGGCGATCTGGATCATGCACGCGCGCCCGGGGCGGGTGCACCACGGCATCGTCGGTCGCGGGCTGGTGCACCACGTCGATCTGCCGGCGGACCGGGGCGAGCTGGAGAAGCTCGTCAAGGCACTGCGCAAGGAGTGCAACGAGTACCGGCTCGGCCGGCCCGAGGGGCGCGACCGGGTCTCGCAGCTCATCGAGCGGCTCGCCGCCGGGATCGGGGTCGAGACGGTGCTCGGCCTGGTGCCGCCGAGGATCAAGCGGCTGGTGGTGGTCGCCGGGGGAGTGCTGTCGGACATTCCGTTGGCCGCGCTGCCGATCAAGAGCGGTCGGGGTGCTCCCGGCGGTCTGGGCGGTCTGGGCGGTCCGGCTGGTTCGGCCGGTTCGGACGGTGCGCCGGTGCCGATCGTCACCCGCTTCGCGTTGTCGGACCTGCCGTGTCTGTCGGCGCGTCCGCTGCTCCGTCAGCGGGCTGTCGGCAACCGGGGCTCCCGGGCTTTGATGATCAGCGCCTTCGAAGCCACCCCCGAGGATTTCGAAGGGGAACTGCTGCGGACGGACTACCGGCGTGTGCGCATCCTCGGCCACGGCCAGACCGATCCGAAGGACGCCTCGCAGACGTGGCTCCAGTTCGCGGGCACGAAGAACGAGCGCGACGGCCGGATCCAACCCGGACGGTTCCAGCAGGCGAATCTCACGTCCTGCGGGACCTTGATCCTCGGGGCGTGCGAGTCGGGGATGGCGCAGCGCGTCGGCCGCGACGAGCGGACCGGATTCGTCCGGGCCGGTCTGCACGCCGGCGCCGCCTCGGTGGTGGCCGCGCGGTGGATCGCAGAGGTCTCCGTCACCGCCGTCCTGCTGGACAGGTTCGAGGGCTATCTGCGGTATCTGCCGCGCGACGTGGCCTTGCAGCGTGCGCAGCTCGATGTCCGCGACGGCCGGGCGGTGCCGGCGGGGGACGTGCCCGAGCCGGGGCATCCGGCCTGGTGGGCGTGCTGGACTTTATACGGGGATTCAGGGCATCAGGTGAAGGCGCCTATATTGCGTGCGTCGGCCCGTCGGCCGGCGCACGTGATCCGCCGCCTGTTCCGCACCGCTGTCCAGACCGATTGAGAGAACATGCCGCATCATCCCGACGGCCGGGGGCCGGCCGTCTTCATCTCGTACGCGACGGCCGACCGCACCGAGGTCCTGAAGTTCCACCAGGACCTGCTGGACCGCGGGATCGACCCCTTCCTCGACATCATGGACATCCTCCCCGGCGACGACGTCGTGATGAGCATCAACGGCGCCCTGGAGCGCTCGGACTTCTATGTGCTCGTCTGGTCCGCGGCGGCCCGCGACCGGTACTGGGTCAACAGCGAGATCTCCGCGGCCATGGTGCTGGAGCAGCGCCGCGCGCGTCCCTTCGTGTTCATCGTGCGCCTGGACGACAGCGAACTGCCTCCGGTCCTGGCCCCGCGCCGCTACCTGGACGCCTTCGGCGGCCGCCGCCATTTCGCCGCCGACCAGCTGGCGGCGGTCTGGACGCGGGACCGCGCGGTCGGCACCAAGGTCCTGCCCGCCCCGGCCCCGGTCCCCGAGCCGGCACCGCGCGACGAGCCGACGCTGCACATTTACGCGCGCAACCAGTCGCTCCAGGTCTCGCACGAGGTGCGGATCCCGCACGGCGTCACCTCGCGCGAGCTGGTCGCGGCGATCACCGAACAGCTCGCGCTGCCCACCGAGGCCTCGGAGTACGGCGGTGCGGTGGGCGTCCGCTTCGCCTACCGCTACCGGCACGCCGGCGAGTCGCTGACTGAGGACTCCGACGTCCCGCTGGCGCTCGGCGATGGCGACGTCGTGGACATCGAGGTGGTGGTCGAGCCGTTCGGCCCGGACGGCGCCTTGGCGGACCCGGTTTCGTTCCTGCCGGGGCGCGACTATGCGATCCCGCCGGAGATGATCCGGGACTTGTGCCAGAAGGCGATCGAGCATCTGCTCGCGGAGGATCCGGAGGACGATCAGGACCAGGAGGACTGGCCGGACCAGGAGTCCTAAGCCAGCGGCTCCCGCAGATGCCCGAACGACAACAGCGCGTACGCGCTCCCGGCGTGCCGGATCTGCCCGGACCACACCAGCTCCAGCGCCTGCTCGAACGACAGCCAGCACAGCGCCATGTCGGCCTCGCCGCCCTCGCGCGCGGCCTCGCCCTGCGTCAGGTCCTGGGCGACGAAGACGTGGTCGACGTGGTTGGTGAGGCTGTCGGCGCCGTTGACCGCGCCGAGCGCGCCCCAGCGGGCGGCGCGAAGGCCGGTCTCCTCGGCCAGTTCGCGGCGGGCGGCGGCCAGCGGGCGCTCGTCGAAGGGCTCGATGGTGCCGGCCGGGAGCCGCCACTGGACGCCGCCGTGGGTGTAGATCCATTGGCGGGTCAGCAGGACGCGGCCGTCGTCGGCGACCGGCAGGACCGTCACCGAGCCCGGGGTGGCCACGTGGTGGTAGACGTCGGCCGCGCCGTCGGGGCGGATCACGGCGTCCTGGCGGACGTCGAACCAGGGCGTGGCCAGCACCACGGTGCTGTCCAGCCGCCGCCAGTCGGTGGCCTCGGTGGTCGTCTCGGTGGCTGCGGTGGCTTCAGTGGCCCGCGCGCCGTCCGCGGCGTCCGTCGCCCCGGCCATCAGGCGCGTCGGGTGGCGACGAGGGCTTCGTCGAGGCTGGTGCGCAACTCTCTCAGGGCACGGATGTTGTGGTGGCGCATCAGGGCGCGGGACAGTCCGCGCAGTTCGGCGTCGGCGCCGGCGGAGGCGACCAGGCCGGCGTCCTGGAGGACCCGAAGCGTCACGGCCTGCATCTCCTCGAGTTCGCCGGAGGCCTCGTAGGCCAGGGCGAGCCGGGCTCCGAACAGCGCGCGGGAGCGGTGCGCCTCGGCCGGCGTCCGGTCCAGCGCGTCGGCCAGGAACTCGCTGGCGCGCCGGGGACGGCCCAGGTCGTAGTGGCACCAGCCGGCTATCGCGTTGTCCAGGCCGCCGACCGTGACCGAGCCGACGACCGGCTCGTCCTGCGCGACGCGTTCGGGGTGCAGCAGGTCGCGGGCGTGGTCCAGCGAGCTGAGGCAGCGCGCGTGGTCGCCGCGGATCGCGAAGGCCTGCGCCTGCCGGTGCGCGGCCAGGCCCCGGCTGCGGGCCCGGGCCCGGGGATCGGCCAGCACCCGCCCGGCCAGCTCCATCGCGGTCGCCGGGTC encodes:
- a CDS encoding response regulator, with protein sequence MVKVLIVDDQVLIRAGMAAILRAAPGYEVVGEACDGTEAVTMAALTEPDVVLMDIRMPEMDGIAATRAILGSGRENLPRILILTTFDMDRYVYEALRAGADGFVLKDTPPERLLAALKAVADGDTLFSSTVTRRLVQAYVTAAGLDGEPQGPGPGAGLPPGAGPALVPPPGTGAGTGPGTRPGAPGTGPGHGAGTAGDWPAAGFVPRSRRPEAASSAERAALAALTARETDVLRLVATGLSNGDIAERLVVSEGTVKTHLNRAMAKLNLSSRAQAVVLAYESGLVVAGQPQVQV
- a CDS encoding toll/interleukin-1 receptor domain-containing protein produces the protein MPHHPDGRGPAVFISYATADRTEVLKFHQDLLDRGIDPFLDIMDILPGDDVVMSINGALERSDFYVLVWSAAARDRYWVNSEISAAMVLEQRRARPFVFIVRLDDSELPPVLAPRRYLDAFGGRRHFAADQLAAVWTRDRAVGTKVLPAPAPVPEPAPRDEPTLHIYARNQSLQVSHEVRIPHGVTSRELVAAITEQLALPTEASEYGGAVGVRFAYRYRHAGESLTEDSDVPLALGDGDVVDIEVVVEPFGPDGALADPVSFLPGRDYAIPPEMIRDLCQKAIEHLLAEDPEDDQDQEDWPDQES
- a CDS encoding CHAT domain-containing protein — translated: MTENFFLDGGEVLAEALQQARASAADGTDAAYAHVLGLVAADDAALWATLAAEHVSVLRSWGRLSTAASQCERYLRDERGAAHRLPLLIERAQVRSESGMHAAAAADAAEIREAVGRDPRAELDSAAHARLRRVEGLAAGDPATARRYLGEARAVFESVGDAAAVAVLDADLRLVAARGGSDEAVSAILAEDSDAATSVPRALARALALKARHRYEEALLVVVTALASDGLDAALQLPLLEELVGLLVALRRGKALKALSAELSHLTFMEAGGSAEGTEPPAARFLRVLLTTFGLLDRGEVQRARGELDAIRELADSDRDRAHWHLASGEVSVAAFKRRKVEADLTAAVSDLTTALELANTDQLLDVRIRALRLLGEAFELLKQPDQASDRWARAHALEEELVARQVSDEVRATLLEDIPTEHDERIRVAAELAASGPGGAPAATAVAAAIVAMESARGAAVLAGIAPGAAGALRRLPAPGDGPAAWQWLRTIADATARDEAIWIMHARPGRVHHGIVGRGLVHHVDLPADRGELEKLVKALRKECNEYRLGRPEGRDRVSQLIERLAAGIGVETVLGLVPPRIKRLVVVAGGVLSDIPLAALPIKSGRGAPGGLGGLGGPAGSAGSDGAPVPIVTRFALSDLPCLSARPLLRQRAVGNRGSRALMISAFEATPEDFEGELLRTDYRRVRILGHGQTDPKDASQTWLQFAGTKNERDGRIQPGRFQQANLTSCGTLILGACESGMAQRVGRDERTGFVRAGLHAGAASVVAARWIAEVSVTAVLLDRFEGYLRYLPRDVALQRAQLDVRDGRAVPAGDVPEPGHPAWWACWTLYGDSGHQVKAPILRASARRPAHVIRRLFRTAVQTD
- a CDS encoding NUDIX domain-containing protein, which codes for MAGATDAADGARATEATAATETTTEATDWRRLDSTVVLATPWFDVRQDAVIRPDGAADVYHHVATPGSVTVLPVADDGRVLLTRQWIYTHGGVQWRLPAGTIEPFDERPLAAARRELAEETGLRAARWGALGAVNGADSLTNHVDHVFVAQDLTQGEAAREGGEADMALCWLSFEQALELVWSGQIRHAGSAYALLSFGHLREPLA